Proteins encoded by one window of Bacillus sp. DTU_2020_1000418_1_SI_GHA_SEK_038:
- a CDS encoding NADH-quinone oxidoreductase subunit B family protein, whose protein sequence is MDLKLEDISPKEMEELQRNVFMATLEQIKAWARSNSLYPMTFGLACCAIEMMGVGGAHYDLDRFGSFFRTSPRQSDVMIVSGTVTKKMAPIVRRLYDQMPEPKWVIAMGSCATAGGPYVKSYAVVKGVDQIVPVDVYIPGCPPNPAALIYGINKLKEKIRYEAKTGKKVI, encoded by the coding sequence ATGGACTTAAAATTGGAAGATATTTCACCTAAAGAAATGGAAGAATTGCAGCGAAATGTATTTATGGCAACTTTGGAACAAATAAAAGCTTGGGCACGGAGTAACTCATTGTATCCAATGACCTTCGGGCTTGCTTGTTGTGCCATTGAAATGATGGGTGTCGGTGGTGCTCACTATGATTTAGACCGTTTTGGTTCGTTTTTCCGGACATCCCCTCGTCAATCCGATGTCATGATTGTTTCAGGTACCGTTACGAAAAAAATGGCGCCAATTGTTCGCCGTTTGTATGATCAAATGCCAGAGCCGAAGTGGGTTATTGCAATGGGTTCCTGTGCAACAGCGGGAGGACCATATGTGAAATCCTATGCCGTTGTGAAGGGTGTCGACCAAATTGTTCCTGTTGATGTTTATATCCCAGGATGTCCTCCGAATCCGGCAGCATTAATATATGGAATTAATAAATTAAAGGAAAAAATCCGCTACGAGGCTAAAACTGGGAAGAAGGTGATCTAA
- a CDS encoding NADH-quinone oxidoreductase subunit A, with protein METLNLYQNNYLIVFVFLCLGILLPVVALFLGKLLRPYKPHETKYTTYESGIEPFHDSWVQFNIRYYVFALMFVIFDVETVFLYPWAVAYEKLGIFALIEMLIFVFMLVIGLIYAWKKKVLKWT; from the coding sequence ATGGAGACTCTAAATTTATATCAAAATAACTATTTGATAGTGTTTGTGTTCCTATGTCTTGGAATTTTGTTACCTGTGGTAGCTTTGTTTTTAGGGAAGCTGCTGCGGCCATACAAGCCGCATGAGACGAAGTATACCACGTACGAGAGTGGGATTGAGCCATTCCATGATTCATGGGTGCAGTTTAATATCCGCTATTATGTTTTTGCACTCATGTTTGTTATTTTTGATGTGGAAACGGTATTTTTGTATCCGTGGGCTGTTGCCTATGAAAAACTCGGAATCTTTGCATTAATAGAAATGTTGATTTTCGTATTTATGCTTGTCATCGGTCTCATTTATGCATGGAAGAAGAAGGTGTTAAAATGGACTTAA
- a CDS encoding nuclease-related domain-containing protein — protein sequence MIIKIRKESVELKLYRYLNIRTKLSDKERNYYMTLEKGYQGELMFDAISEPLSTNWLIINDLMLEYNHTVFQIDTLLISTEKIFIFEIKNYEGDYFLKDDKWYTLSKTEIRNPLHQVERSESIFRRLLQELGITIPIETCLIFVNPEFYLYQASLDLPIIFPTQLNRFIKQLSKYPAKYKDNHLKLAKQLVSMHVEKSPYLRLPDYSYDELKKGITCVSCHSFNVELKGNVLICKECKYKERITSALLRGVEEFTFLFPDRKITTNDMMEWFKVIESRITMRRLLAQNFKQMGRGKYTYYVKL from the coding sequence GTGATAATTAAAATACGCAAGGAATCAGTAGAGTTAAAGCTTTATAGATATTTAAATATACGAACGAAGTTATCAGATAAGGAGCGGAATTATTATATGACCCTTGAGAAGGGATATCAGGGGGAGCTCATGTTTGATGCTATATCAGAACCCCTCTCCACAAACTGGCTGATCATTAATGACTTGATGCTTGAATATAATCATACCGTTTTTCAAATAGATACACTGCTCATTTCAACTGAGAAAATATTTATTTTTGAAATAAAAAATTACGAGGGTGATTATTTTCTCAAAGATGATAAGTGGTATACATTGTCAAAAACAGAAATTAGGAATCCGTTGCACCAGGTAGAGCGAAGTGAATCCATTTTTAGGAGGTTGCTTCAGGAGCTTGGCATTACCATCCCCATCGAAACATGCCTCATTTTCGTCAACCCCGAATTTTATTTATATCAGGCCTCATTAGACCTTCCGATTATTTTTCCAACGCAGCTTAACCGTTTTATTAAACAACTAAGCAAATATCCTGCAAAATATAAAGATAACCATTTAAAGCTTGCAAAACAATTAGTATCGATGCATGTTGAGAAGTCACCCTATTTACGTTTACCTGACTATAGCTATGACGAGTTGAAAAAGGGAATAACTTGTGTTAGCTGCCACTCGTTTAATGTTGAACTTAAAGGAAATGTATTAATTTGTAAGGAGTGTAAGTATAAGGAGAGGATTACTTCTGCACTCCTACGGGGTGTGGAGGAATTTACATTCCTTTTTCCAGATAGAAAAATTACCACAAATGACATGATGGAATGGTTTAAAGTTATTGAGTCGAGGATAACCATGAGAAGGCTGCTTGCGCAAAATTTTAAACAAATGGGGCGGGGTAAATACACTTATTATGTGAAATTATAA
- a CDS encoding DNA alkylation repair protein: protein MTYEEIMKRLEELGTEQTKKTLMRHGAVEPLFGVKIGDMKKLVKFVKKDQDLALALYGSGNYDAMYLAGLSVNPKLMTKEILQEWAKKASWYAPAEYTVAGVAAESEYALELAREWIKSDDEIIAVCGWNTYANHLSITPDESLDLNEIAELLKQVETTIHEERNRVRYVMNGFVISVGTYVQSLSEEAKKVASHIGKVHVDVGNTACKVPLAAEYIKKIEDKDRVGLKRKTCIC, encoded by the coding sequence ATGACCTATGAAGAAATAATGAAAAGGCTTGAAGAATTAGGGACGGAGCAGACGAAAAAGACGTTGATGCGTCATGGGGCGGTGGAGCCGCTCTTTGGTGTAAAGATTGGGGATATGAAAAAACTAGTGAAATTTGTGAAAAAGGATCAGGATTTGGCGTTGGCTCTGTATGGATCAGGGAACTATGACGCTATGTATTTAGCGGGTCTTTCGGTGAATCCAAAATTGATGACAAAGGAAATTTTACAGGAGTGGGCTAAGAAAGCATCTTGGTATGCACCTGCGGAATACACTGTTGCCGGAGTGGCTGCAGAAAGTGAATATGCTTTGGAGTTGGCGAGAGAATGGATAAAATCTGATGATGAAATAATAGCTGTCTGTGGGTGGAATACCTATGCAAACCACTTATCCATTACCCCAGATGAAAGTTTGGACCTAAATGAAATTGCTGAATTACTAAAACAGGTAGAGACAACGATTCATGAAGAAAGAAACAGGGTGCGGTACGTTATGAACGGTTTTGTCATTTCCGTTGGAACCTATGTCCAATCCTTATCGGAAGAGGCGAAAAAAGTTGCGTCACATATTGGCAAGGTGCACGTAGACGTTGGGAATACGGCATGTAAAGTACCACTGGCAGCTGAGTATATTAAAAAAATTGAAGATAAGGATCGTGTAGGATTAAAAAGAAAGACTTGTATTTGTTAA
- a CDS encoding F0F1 ATP synthase subunit epsilon has product MKTIKVSVVTPDGPVYESDVEMVSTKAASGELGILPGHIPMVAPLQIGAVRLKNGGNTEFVAVSGGFLEVRPDKVTILAQSAEQADSIDVDRAVRAKQRAEQRLNDQKRDNVDFKRAELALQRAINRIKVSERNF; this is encoded by the coding sequence ATGAAGACGATCAAAGTCAGTGTTGTTACTCCCGATGGCCCGGTGTATGAATCAGATGTGGAAATGGTAAGCACGAAAGCGGCTAGCGGTGAGCTAGGAATTTTACCCGGCCATATTCCAATGGTTGCACCGTTACAAATTGGAGCCGTCCGTTTGAAAAACGGCGGAAACACAGAATTCGTAGCAGTTAGCGGCGGCTTTCTTGAAGTTCGTCCTGACAAAGTAACGATTTTAGCACAATCAGCTGAACAAGCAGACAGCATTGATGTCGACCGTGCCGTCCGCGCCAAACAACGCGCCGAACAGCGCCTGAACGACCAAAAGCGCGACAACGTTGACTTCAAACGTGCTGAACTCGCTCTTCAACGTGCCATCAATCGAATCAAAGTTTCAGAAAGAAACTTCTAA
- the atpD gene encoding F0F1 ATP synthase subunit beta codes for MNKGRVLQVMGPVVDVKFESGQLPEIYNALTIANQARNESEVEINLTLEVALHLGDDTVRTIAMSSTDGLTRGSEVIDTGAPISVPVGDVTLGRVFNVLGENIDLDAPIPADARRDSIHREAPKFEQLSTEVEILETGIKVVDLLAPYIKGGKIGLFGGAGVGKTVLIQELINNIAQEHGGISVFAGVGERTREGNDLYHEMTDSGVIKKTAMVFGQMNEPPGARMRVALTGLTMAEYFRDDQGQDVLFFMDNIFRFTQAGSEVSALLGRMPSAVGYQPTLATEMGKLQERITSTNVGSVTSIQAIYVPADDYTDPAPATTFAHLDATTNLERKLSEMGIYPAVDPLASTSRALSADIVGDEHYQVATQVQQTLQRYKELQDIIAILGMDELADEDKLIVARARRIQFFLSQNFHVAEQFTGQPGSYVPVKETVNGFKEILEGKYDHLPEDAFRLVGRIEEVIEKAKKMGVEV; via the coding sequence ATGAACAAAGGACGCGTTCTTCAAGTTATGGGTCCAGTTGTTGACGTAAAGTTCGAAAGCGGTCAACTTCCTGAGATCTATAATGCATTGACAATCGCAAATCAAGCGCGTAACGAATCTGAAGTTGAAATCAACTTAACCCTTGAAGTTGCTCTTCATTTAGGTGATGATACCGTTCGTACCATTGCGATGTCTTCAACTGACGGCTTAACGCGCGGCAGTGAAGTAATAGACACGGGTGCTCCTATTTCTGTTCCTGTTGGGGACGTAACTCTTGGTCGTGTATTTAACGTATTGGGTGAAAATATTGACCTTGATGCACCAATTCCTGCAGATGCACGCCGCGATTCCATCCATAGAGAAGCGCCGAAATTCGAGCAGCTATCAACTGAAGTTGAAATTCTTGAAACTGGAATTAAAGTAGTAGACCTTCTTGCACCATATATTAAAGGTGGAAAAATCGGTCTATTCGGTGGTGCCGGTGTAGGTAAAACCGTTTTAATCCAGGAATTAATCAATAACATCGCTCAAGAGCACGGCGGTATTTCCGTATTCGCTGGTGTAGGTGAGCGTACTCGTGAAGGTAACGACCTTTATCATGAAATGACAGATTCAGGCGTTATTAAGAAAACAGCGATGGTATTCGGTCAGATGAACGAACCGCCTGGCGCACGTATGCGTGTTGCTTTAACTGGTTTGACAATGGCTGAATATTTCCGTGATGACCAAGGACAAGACGTTCTTTTCTTCATGGATAACATCTTCCGTTTCACACAAGCAGGTTCTGAGGTTTCTGCCCTATTAGGCCGTATGCCTTCTGCGGTAGGTTACCAGCCGACTCTTGCAACTGAAATGGGTAAATTACAAGAGCGTATCACTTCAACAAACGTTGGTTCTGTAACTTCGATCCAAGCGATTTACGTACCAGCCGATGACTATACGGATCCAGCTCCAGCAACAACTTTCGCTCACTTAGATGCAACAACGAATCTTGAGCGTAAGCTTTCTGAAATGGGTATCTATCCTGCTGTGGATCCACTAGCTTCAACATCTCGTGCGTTGTCAGCAGATATTGTTGGAGATGAGCACTATCAAGTGGCTACTCAAGTACAGCAAACATTACAGCGTTATAAAGAATTACAAGATATTATCGCGATCCTTGGTATGGATGAGCTTGCAGACGAAGACAAGCTGATCGTTGCCCGTGCGCGTCGTATCCAGTTCTTCTTATCACAAAACTTCCACGTTGCTGAACAGTTTACTGGTCAGCCAGGATCATACGTACCTGTTAAAGAAACTGTTAATGGTTTCAAAGAAATTCTTGAAGGAAAATATGACCACCTTCCAGAAGATGCATTCCGTCTCGTCGGCAGAATCGAAGAGGTTATCGAGAAAGCAAAGAAAATGGGCGTAGAGGTCTAA
- a CDS encoding F0F1 ATP synthase subunit gamma, with amino-acid sequence MASLRDIKSRITSTKKTSQITKAMQMVSAAKMSRAEMNAKSFVPYMEKIQEVTASIAIGSKDVNHPMLTSRPVKKTGYLVITSDRGLAGAFNSNVLRHVYQTIQQRHKSNDEYAIIAIGRNGRDFFRKRGMNVVLDIVAVPDQPEFAEIKDITSKTVGMFTDETFDELYMYYNHYVSAIQQDVTEKKLLPLTDIATSSKLTSYEFEPSAEEILEVLLPQYAESLIYGALLDSKASEHAARMTAMKSATDNANELINSLSLSYNRARQAAITQEITEIVGGAAALE; translated from the coding sequence GTGGCATCATTACGCGATATAAAATCTCGTATTACTTCTACGAAGAAAACGAGCCAAATTACGAAAGCAATGCAAATGGTATCTGCTGCGAAAATGAGCCGTGCAGAAATGAATGCGAAATCATTCGTTCCCTACATGGAAAAAATTCAAGAAGTTACTGCCTCCATCGCGATTGGAAGCAAGGATGTAAACCATCCGATGTTAACAAGCCGACCTGTAAAAAAGACTGGATATTTAGTTATCACGTCTGACCGTGGTCTTGCGGGAGCTTTTAACAGTAACGTCTTAAGGCATGTATACCAAACCATTCAACAACGCCATAAATCAAATGATGAATATGCAATCATTGCGATCGGCCGTAATGGAAGAGATTTCTTTAGAAAGCGCGGCATGAATGTCGTTCTTGACATTGTTGCCGTTCCGGATCAGCCTGAGTTTGCTGAGATTAAGGACATTACGAGCAAAACGGTTGGCATGTTTACAGATGAAACATTTGATGAATTATATATGTACTATAACCACTATGTCAGTGCGATTCAACAGGATGTAACAGAGAAGAAGCTTCTTCCTCTTACGGATATTGCTACTTCCTCTAAGCTTACATCTTATGAATTCGAACCGTCAGCTGAAGAAATTCTAGAAGTGTTGCTTCCTCAATACGCAGAAAGCTTAATTTATGGAGCCCTTTTAGACAGTAAAGCCTCTGAGCATGCTGCAAGGATGACGGCTATGAAGAGTGCCACGGATAATGCGAACGAGCTTATTAACTCTCTAAGCCTAAGCTACAACCGTGCTCGTCAAGCAGCGATTACGCAAGAGATCACAGAGATCGTTGGCGGAGCAGCTGCGTTGGAATAA
- the atpA gene encoding F0F1 ATP synthase subunit alpha, with the protein MSIKAEEISALIKKQIENYQSEIQVSDVGTVISVGDGIARAHGLDNVMAGELVEFSNGVMGMAQNLEESNVGIIILGPFTEIREGDEVRRTGRIMEVPVGEELIGRVVNPLGQPVDGMGPINTTKTRPIEANAPGVMDRKSVHEPLQTGIKAIDALVPIGRGQRELIIGDRQTGKTSVAIDTILNQKDQDMVCIYVAIGQKESTVRNAVEMLRRNGALDYTIVVTASASQPAPLLFLAPYAGVTMGEEFMYNGKHVLVVYDDLTKQASAYRELSLLLRRPPGREAYPGDVFYLHSRLLERAAKLSDAKGAGSITALPFIETQAGDVSAYIPTNVISITDGQIFLQSDLFFSGVRPAINAGLSVSRVGGSAQIKAMKKVAGTLRLDLASYRELESFAQFGSDLDKATQAKLNRGARTVEVLKQDLNKPLKVEKQVAILYALTRGFLDDIPVHDIRRFESEFHAWLDHNRKDLLDHIVTTKDLPADDDMGAAINEFKKTFAASEK; encoded by the coding sequence ATGAGCATCAAAGCTGAAGAAATCAGTGCGCTGATAAAAAAGCAAATCGAAAACTATCAGTCGGAAATTCAAGTGAGTGATGTAGGTACGGTTATCTCTGTGGGTGACGGTATCGCTCGTGCTCATGGCCTCGACAATGTCATGGCTGGAGAACTTGTTGAATTTTCAAACGGCGTTATGGGTATGGCACAAAACCTTGAAGAAAGTAACGTCGGTATTATTATTCTTGGACCTTTCACTGAAATCCGTGAGGGGGATGAAGTACGCCGTACAGGACGCATCATGGAGGTTCCGGTTGGGGAAGAACTAATCGGCCGCGTGGTGAATCCACTTGGACAGCCAGTAGATGGCATGGGTCCAATTAATACAACAAAAACACGTCCTATTGAAGCAAATGCTCCTGGTGTTATGGATCGTAAATCCGTACACGAGCCGCTTCAAACAGGAATTAAAGCGATTGACGCATTAGTGCCAATCGGACGAGGACAACGTGAGTTAATCATCGGTGACCGTCAAACAGGTAAAACATCTGTTGCGATCGATACAATCTTGAACCAAAAAGATCAAGATATGGTTTGTATCTATGTGGCAATCGGACAAAAGGAATCTACTGTTCGTAATGCAGTAGAAATGCTTCGCAGAAATGGTGCATTAGATTACACAATCGTTGTAACAGCTTCTGCATCACAGCCAGCTCCACTGCTATTCTTAGCACCATATGCTGGGGTAACAATGGGTGAAGAGTTCATGTATAACGGCAAGCACGTTCTTGTTGTATATGATGACTTAACGAAACAAGCATCTGCTTATCGTGAGCTTTCGTTATTATTACGCCGTCCTCCAGGCCGTGAAGCCTATCCAGGGGATGTATTCTACTTACACAGCCGTCTATTAGAGCGTGCTGCTAAATTAAGTGACGCAAAGGGTGCTGGTTCTATCACAGCATTGCCATTTATCGAAACTCAAGCAGGTGACGTTTCTGCTTATATTCCTACAAACGTTATTTCCATTACTGATGGACAAATCTTCTTACAGTCTGACCTATTCTTCTCAGGTGTTCGTCCAGCGATCAACGCAGGTCTTTCTGTATCACGTGTAGGTGGATCCGCACAAATTAAAGCGATGAAAAAGGTTGCAGGTACACTGCGTCTTGACCTTGCATCTTACCGTGAGCTAGAATCATTTGCCCAATTCGGTTCTGACCTTGATAAAGCAACACAAGCGAAATTAAACCGTGGTGCCCGTACAGTTGAGGTTCTTAAGCAGGATCTGAATAAGCCGTTAAAAGTTGAGAAGCAAGTTGCGATTCTTTACGCACTTACTCGCGGCTTCCTAGATGATATTCCTGTACATGATATTCGTCGATTCGAATCTGAGTTCCATGCATGGTTAGACCATAACCGCAAAGATTTGTTAGACCATATCGTTACAACAAAGGATCTTCCTGCAGATGACGATATGGGTGCTGCTATCAATGAATTCAAGAAAACATTCGCAGCATCTGAAAAATAG
- a CDS encoding F0F1 ATP synthase subunit delta yields MIGSTVAKRYALALFQLANEHQLLDQMEEELRVVKDVVNHNSELNAVLKSPKLPIEKKKEIIKDAFASANQYVLNTLMILIERHREDHISDVADHFISLANDERGIAEAKVYSIRPLTEAEQNALSASFAAKVGKRSLRIENIVDSNLLGGIKLRIGNRIFDGSLRGKLDRLERQLLG; encoded by the coding sequence ATGATAGGCTCAACAGTAGCAAAACGCTATGCGTTAGCTCTTTTCCAGCTTGCAAATGAACACCAGCTTCTTGACCAAATGGAAGAAGAGCTTCGTGTAGTTAAGGATGTAGTCAACCATAACTCCGAATTAAATGCGGTTTTGAAATCTCCAAAACTTCCAATTGAGAAGAAGAAAGAGATCATTAAGGATGCGTTTGCATCTGCAAATCAATATGTGTTAAACACACTTATGATTTTAATAGAGCGTCATCGTGAAGATCATATTTCCGATGTAGCTGATCATTTTATAAGCCTTGCTAATGATGAAAGAGGCATTGCAGAGGCGAAAGTATACTCAATCCGCCCATTAACAGAAGCGGAACAAAACGCTTTATCTGCATCTTTTGCAGCTAAAGTTGGAAAACGATCACTTCGTATAGAAAATATTGTTGATTCTAATTTACTCGGCGGCATCAAGCTTCGAATCGGAAACCGGATTTTCGACGGCAGCTTGCGCGGTAAGCTAGATCGTCTAGAACGTCAATTATTAGGCTAA
- the atpF gene encoding F0F1 ATP synthase subunit B: MLNSSLVFGVAFNGGDILFQLVMFIVLLALLKKFAWGPLMGIMKQREEHVAGEIEAAEQSRQEAKKLLEEQRNLLKQAREEAQGLIEGAKKQGDLQREEIITAARTESERIKESAKLEIEQQKEKAVAAIREQVASLSVLIASKVIEKELSAADQEKLINEYIQEAGEER; this comes from the coding sequence GTGTTAAATAGCAGTTTAGTATTTGGGGTTGCTTTTAACGGCGGAGATATTTTATTCCAGCTTGTGATGTTTATCGTTTTACTAGCTCTGCTCAAGAAGTTTGCATGGGGTCCGCTAATGGGCATCATGAAGCAGCGTGAAGAGCATGTAGCAGGTGAGATTGAAGCAGCTGAACAAAGCCGTCAAGAAGCGAAGAAGCTTTTAGAAGAGCAAAGAAATCTGCTTAAACAAGCACGTGAAGAGGCACAAGGCCTAATCGAAGGTGCTAAGAAGCAAGGCGATCTGCAACGTGAGGAAATCATTACGGCAGCTCGTACTGAATCCGAACGTATTAAGGAATCTGCCAAGCTTGAAATCGAGCAGCAAAAAGAAAAAGCGGTTGCAGCTATTCGCGAACAGGTTGCATCTCTATCTGTCTTAATTGCTTCTAAAGTCATTGAGAAAGAATTAAGTGCAGCAGATCAAGAAAAGCTGATTAACGAATATATTCAAGAGGCAGGAGAAGAGCGATGA
- the atpE gene encoding F0F1 ATP synthase subunit C, translating into MGLIAAAIAIGLAALGAGIGNGLIVSRTVEGIARQPEARGMLQTTMFIGVALVEAIPIIAVVIAFMVIGG; encoded by the coding sequence ATGGGTCTAATAGCAGCAGCAATCGCAATTGGTTTAGCAGCACTAGGTGCTGGTATCGGTAACGGTCTTATCGTATCAAGAACAGTAGAAGGTATCGCTCGTCAGCCAGAAGCTCGCGGTATGCTTCAAACTACAATGTTCATCGGGGTTGCGTTAGTTGAGGCGATTCCTATCATCGCTGTAGTTATTGCGTTCATGGTTATTGGTGGCTAA
- the atpB gene encoding F0F1 ATP synthase subunit A, translating to MHHENPIVDFLGLSFNLANILMITIASLVVFIIAVISTRRLAMKPTGMQNFFEWIMDFVKGIIGSTMDWKTGGRFHILGITLLMYIAISNFLGLPFAVVINDTLWWKSPTADPVITLTLATMVVALSHYYGIKIKGVKEYGRDFFKPMPFLFPLKIIEEFANTLTLGLRLYGNIFAGEILLGLLAGGLAMSGFGGMLAAIIPTLAWQGFSIFVGGIQAFIFTMLTMVYLAHKVSSDH from the coding sequence ATGCATCATGAAAATCCAATAGTTGATTTTCTAGGCTTAAGCTTTAACCTAGCAAACATATTGATGATTACAATTGCAAGTTTGGTTGTTTTCATTATTGCAGTAATTTCAACCCGCCGTCTAGCCATGAAGCCTACTGGAATGCAGAACTTTTTCGAATGGATCATGGATTTTGTTAAAGGCATTATTGGTAGTACGATGGATTGGAAGACAGGTGGCAGATTCCATATATTAGGGATTACATTACTTATGTATATTGCCATTTCAAACTTTTTAGGGTTGCCGTTTGCTGTTGTAATTAATGATACACTTTGGTGGAAATCACCTACAGCCGATCCGGTTATAACATTAACACTAGCAACAATGGTTGTAGCACTTTCACATTATTATGGAATTAAAATTAAAGGTGTGAAGGAGTACGGCCGTGATTTTTTCAAACCAATGCCGTTCTTATTTCCTCTTAAAATTATTGAGGAATTTGCAAACACCTTAACACTTGGTCTACGTCTTTACGGTAATATTTTTGCCGGAGAGATTTTACTTGGACTTCTTGCAGGCGGATTAGCTATGTCAGGATTTGGCGGTATGTTAGCTGCCATTATTCCAACACTTGCTTGGCAAGGGTTCTCGATCTTTGTCGGCGGTATCCAGGCATTTATTTTTACCATGTTAACAATGGTTTATTTAGCTCACAAAGTGAGCTCGGACCATTAA
- a CDS encoding ATP synthase subunit I, with translation MPELKLMFIRQRKYIFLLLSVYVLGWGFTSYQSIFLGLILGTSLSLFNLWLMARRVDKFGQAVAKGEKVRSLGMVSRMASAVLAVMIAMKYPEKLHLISVVFGLMTAYIVIMIDYFLQSFHLRK, from the coding sequence ATGCCGGAATTGAAACTGATGTTTATTAGGCAACGAAAATACATATTTTTACTGTTGTCCGTTTATGTTCTTGGCTGGGGATTTACCTCTTATCAATCTATTTTTCTTGGGCTTATCTTAGGAACATCTTTAAGCTTATTTAATTTATGGCTGATGGCAAGAAGGGTAGATAAATTCGGACAAGCGGTGGCAAAGGGAGAAAAGGTGCGTTCCTTAGGGATGGTTTCCAGGATGGCATCAGCTGTTCTAGCAGTGATGATCGCGATGAAATATCCGGAAAAGCTGCACCTGATTAGTGTTGTTTTTGGATTAATGACAGCCTACATTGTCATTATGATAGATTATTTTCTTCAATCTTTTCATTTACGTAAATAG
- a CDS encoding AtpZ/AtpI family protein produces the protein MRQKNRSPFIAMGLMSAILSQLVGSVLIGIFAGRWLDSKAGTEPLFLIIGLFLGLATGIFAMTRLIQHFFTGE, from the coding sequence ATGCGTCAAAAAAACCGCAGTCCATTTATCGCAATGGGCTTAATGTCTGCTATTCTTTCACAATTAGTTGGATCTGTCTTAATTGGCATTTTTGCAGGAAGATGGCTGGACAGTAAGGCTGGTACCGAACCGCTATTCCTTATTATAGGATTATTTCTCGGCTTGGCAACAGGAATTTTTGCCATGACCCGATTAATCCAACATTTTTTCACAGGAGAATAA